Proteins found in one Limnohabitans sp. TEGF004 genomic segment:
- a CDS encoding TonB-dependent receptor codes for MKKSIRLRARALARFSAPALSVLSLAVAASVQAQGIEVNPVVVSASRMEQPLSQVLSSVSVITRADIDKSQAATLADLLQGEAGFEFGRNGGPGTTTSFFLRGQDSINTVVLMDGVRAQVDQIGAIQTTDFPLHQIERVEILKGNVSALYGNGAIGGVINIITRENKGVPKAYGSASLGSYNTHKASAGYGGTVEDVNFDLNVGQDKSAGFSAVNTTQKTLANPDVDGYKNQYAGAKFEKRISTDTKIGVRLNYNLSNVDYDNGNSFSNTPTDVHKFKRTTESVSGYVRQVVNSDWVSNLNLAHSEYKYDDTLNGAPWPSSTWTNSYFQGRQNALSWNNTYQLQAQTKAVFGADLNEDAFDAKGLNNAVAYVLNRRSQGYFAGATHQIDKLSIQANARRDVFQQQKENSAAGGNYTANTGLLGLGYQLDSFWSLTGTVSSGFSAPTVYAVNSNANIKPEHHHSQEVGTTYQVDDLLMRVLYFQSHAKDAIIYNNAYQYINSDIDNKGWELTARAKVQGYSIKSSVTLQAPRDVGQNLSQARRAKEYGSLDVSKILSGYELGTRLYAAGSRRDSNFTSTTLSGYSTLAFYVSRKIDNEWTARVKLDNAFDRQYQLAYGYNTPGRGIYATLQYQPK; via the coding sequence ATGAAGAAATCTATTCGTCTCCGTGCGCGTGCACTCGCGCGCTTTTCTGCGCCTGCGCTTTCTGTTTTGTCTTTGGCAGTTGCCGCTAGCGTTCAAGCGCAAGGCATTGAAGTTAATCCTGTGGTGGTTTCTGCTTCGCGTATGGAGCAACCTTTGTCGCAGGTGCTGTCATCTGTGTCGGTGATCACGCGTGCGGATATTGACAAGTCGCAAGCTGCGACTTTGGCTGATTTGTTGCAAGGTGAGGCAGGCTTTGAATTTGGACGCAATGGCGGGCCGGGGACGACCACTTCGTTTTTCTTACGAGGCCAAGACAGTATTAATACCGTAGTTTTGATGGATGGAGTAAGGGCTCAAGTTGACCAGATCGGTGCGATTCAAACGACCGACTTTCCTTTGCATCAGATTGAAAGGGTTGAAATTCTGAAAGGTAACGTGAGCGCTCTTTACGGGAACGGTGCGATTGGCGGTGTGATCAACATCATTACGCGTGAAAACAAAGGAGTGCCAAAGGCTTACGGCAGTGCATCACTGGGTTCCTATAACACCCATAAGGCCTCCGCGGGTTATGGAGGAACAGTCGAAGATGTGAACTTCGATTTGAATGTTGGGCAAGACAAGTCTGCAGGTTTCTCTGCGGTAAATACGACCCAAAAAACTCTTGCAAACCCAGATGTTGATGGTTACAAGAATCAATACGCTGGAGCTAAATTTGAAAAGCGAATTTCCACTGATACGAAGATTGGTGTTCGCTTGAATTACAACTTGTCAAATGTGGACTATGACAATGGCAACTCATTTTCAAACACGCCAACAGATGTTCATAAATTTAAAAGAACAACTGAATCTGTTTCAGGTTATGTTCGCCAAGTAGTCAATTCGGATTGGGTCAGTAATTTGAATCTTGCGCACTCTGAGTACAAATACGATGACACTTTGAACGGTGCACCTTGGCCAAGTAGCACATGGACGAACAGCTATTTTCAGGGACGTCAGAATGCCTTGTCGTGGAATAACACGTACCAATTGCAGGCACAAACTAAAGCAGTGTTTGGTGCAGATTTAAACGAAGATGCGTTTGATGCAAAAGGCTTAAACAATGCAGTTGCTTATGTGCTCAATCGTCGAAGTCAAGGCTATTTTGCTGGCGCAACACATCAGATTGACAAGTTGAGCATCCAAGCCAATGCTCGACGTGATGTGTTCCAGCAGCAAAAAGAAAATAGCGCAGCAGGAGGGAATTACACCGCGAACACAGGCTTGCTTGGTCTTGGTTACCAGCTTGACTCATTTTGGAGTTTGACCGGAACGGTGTCTTCAGGTTTTAGTGCGCCCACGGTGTATGCGGTGAATTCAAACGCGAACATCAAACCAGAGCATCACCATAGTCAAGAAGTTGGTACAACTTATCAAGTGGATGATTTGCTGATGCGTGTTCTATATTTTCAAAGCCATGCAAAAGACGCAATCATTTATAACAATGCGTATCAGTACATCAACAGCGATATTGATAACAAGGGCTGGGAGCTGACTGCGCGAGCCAAAGTTCAAGGGTACTCAATCAAGTCTTCTGTCACGCTGCAAGCCCCGAGAGATGTTGGGCAAAATCTCTCTCAAGCTAGACGTGCGAAAGAGTATGGATCTCTGGATGTTTCGAAAATACTGTCTGGCTATGAGTTGGGTACTAGACTCTATGCGGCGGGTTCTCGTCGGGATAGTAACTTCACTAGTACGACACTTTCCGGTTATTCCACCTTGGCCTTCTACGTCAGCCGAAAAATCGACAACGAATGGACCGCTCGCGTGAAGTTGGACAATGCGTTCGATCGTCAGTACCAATTGGCTTATGGCTACAACACCCCAGGCCGTGGCATCTACGCCACCTTGCAATACCAACCCAAGTAA
- a CDS encoding ABC transporter substrate-binding protein, translated as MLDLFPQRIVCLTEETTEWLYMLGEEARIVGISGYTVRPRRARDEKPKVSAFLSAKIDKILALKPDCVFGFSDLQADIAALLIRAGVQVTVFNQRSVDEIFSMLYQVAAMVGQAEQGMQRLQHMRAQLDAIQQTAATFKRRPKVYFEEWDEPHISGIRWVSELIGIAGGDDCFPELAQMPMGKDRIIANGQTIVDRAPDIIIGSLCGKKFRPEKAAAREGWQDVPAVRNNQIFEIKSADILQPGPAALTDGVVQLHRIIQQWEATYA; from the coding sequence ATGCTTGATCTTTTCCCTCAACGCATCGTCTGCCTCACGGAGGAGACCACAGAGTGGCTGTACATGCTGGGGGAAGAGGCGCGCATTGTGGGCATCTCGGGTTACACCGTGCGCCCGCGTCGTGCGCGTGACGAGAAGCCCAAGGTCAGCGCGTTTTTGAGCGCCAAGATTGACAAGATCTTGGCACTCAAGCCCGATTGCGTGTTTGGTTTTTCTGACTTACAGGCTGACATCGCGGCCTTGCTCATCCGTGCGGGTGTGCAGGTCACGGTGTTCAACCAACGCAGCGTGGATGAGATTTTTTCGATGCTCTACCAAGTGGCTGCGATGGTGGGGCAAGCAGAGCAAGGCATGCAGCGTTTGCAGCACATGCGTGCGCAGTTAGACGCTATCCAACAAACAGCGGCCACGTTCAAGCGTCGGCCCAAGGTGTATTTTGAAGAGTGGGATGAGCCGCACATCAGCGGCATTCGGTGGGTGAGCGAACTCATTGGCATTGCAGGTGGCGACGATTGTTTCCCTGAGTTGGCGCAAATGCCCATGGGCAAAGACCGCATCATTGCCAACGGCCAAACCATCGTGGACCGTGCGCCCGACATCATCATTGGCTCGCTGTGCGGTAAAAAGTTCCGCCCAGAAAAAGCTGCCGCGCGTGAAGGCTGGCAAGACGTGCCAGCGGTTCGCAATAACCAAATCTTTGAAATCAAATCGGCCGATATCTTGCAGCCAGGCCCTGCGGCTTTGACCGATGGCGTGGTGCAGTTGCACCGCATCATTCAGCAGTGGGAGGCGACCTATGCTTAA
- a CDS encoding helical backbone metal receptor: protein MLKRMLALATLFIMTSTAHAVVLRDDRQIEVTIAKPPQRIVSLLPSLSETVCALGQCDKLVGVDRYSNWPESIAKLPRMGGGIDPNIESVVAAKPDLVLMATSARGAERLTSLGLTVLALEPRSHADVQRVMRIVAQAMDVPLVESDRVWRHIDAAVNAAAQSIPAQAKGQRVYFEVSRAPYGASESSFIGETLQRLGARNILPASLGPFPKINPEFVVRAQPDLIMVGDSNFADMAARPGWQNMRAMRTQRVCHFKSEESDVLVRAGPRMAEAARLMAKCLTGKANDKSKGQP from the coding sequence ATGCTTAAACGCATGCTCGCGCTAGCGACGTTGTTCATCATGACCAGCACCGCACACGCCGTGGTGCTCCGCGATGACCGCCAGATAGAGGTGACCATTGCCAAACCGCCGCAGCGTATCGTCAGTCTGTTGCCCTCACTCAGCGAGACGGTGTGTGCTTTGGGGCAATGCGACAAGTTGGTGGGCGTGGATCGTTATTCCAATTGGCCCGAGAGCATTGCCAAGTTGCCACGCATGGGCGGTGGCATCGACCCCAATATTGAAAGCGTGGTGGCGGCTAAGCCCGACTTGGTGTTGATGGCCACCTCGGCGCGCGGTGCCGAGCGTTTGACCTCTTTAGGTTTGACGGTGTTGGCGTTGGAACCACGGTCGCATGCCGATGTGCAACGCGTCATGCGCATCGTGGCGCAAGCTATGGATGTGCCGCTCGTTGAGAGTGACCGCGTGTGGCGCCACATCGATGCCGCGGTGAATGCTGCCGCGCAATCGATTCCGGCACAGGCCAAAGGTCAGCGTGTGTACTTTGAAGTCAGCCGTGCGCCCTATGGTGCCAGTGAATCGTCGTTCATTGGTGAGACCTTACAGCGCTTGGGTGCGCGCAACATCTTGCCTGCATCACTGGGACCGTTTCCCAAAATCAATCCCGAATTTGTGGTTCGTGCACAGCCCGACCTCATCATGGTGGGCGACAGCAACTTTGCGGACATGGCAGCACGACCTGGTTGGCAAAACATGCGCGCCATGCGCACACAGCGTGTGTGCCATTTCAAATCGGAAGAGTCCGATGTTTTGGTGCGCGCTGGTCCGCGTATGGCGGAGGCCGCGCGCTTGATGGCTAAGTGTTTGACTGGCAAAGCCAATGACAAGTCGAAAGGCCAACCATGA
- a CDS encoding iron ABC transporter permease, with translation MTTHGARCSPVLVALSLLVLCVFGIAVGIAVGSTGFESWLAAMHDDIAWQIVWDIRLPRSVGACAAGALLGLAGALAQGLFRNPLADPYLLGSASGASLGVAVALALFGGNPFATEFLVRLGLTGAAFVGAVLAVMLTLVLARGVQHTLRLLLAGVIVGVVLGALASLITLMRPDVLQGMQGFLLGSTSFIGWNACVLMLGVLLVCVVLAFALSRVLDALSLGESTALSLGLPLAPVRVALVCVLALATGTAVAQTGLVAFVGLAAPHLVRSLVKTKYNWIVVLSTLMGGALLLAADLLARMLLSPQEMPVGVLTAVLGGGYLLWLMYRSQTAGAAR, from the coding sequence ATGACGACGCACGGTGCACGTTGTTCGCCTGTGCTGGTGGCTTTGAGTTTGCTGGTGTTGTGTGTGTTCGGCATCGCGGTGGGCATCGCGGTGGGCAGCACAGGGTTTGAAAGCTGGCTCGCAGCTATGCACGACGACATCGCTTGGCAAATCGTGTGGGACATTCGCTTGCCGCGCAGCGTGGGCGCTTGTGCCGCAGGCGCATTGCTGGGGCTCGCTGGTGCGTTGGCGCAGGGCTTGTTTCGCAACCCCTTGGCAGATCCGTATTTGTTAGGCAGTGCCTCTGGTGCGTCGTTGGGTGTCGCGGTGGCTTTGGCGCTGTTTGGTGGCAACCCGTTTGCCACAGAATTTTTGGTGCGTTTGGGTTTGACAGGTGCCGCGTTTGTGGGCGCGGTGTTGGCCGTGATGCTCACCCTCGTGCTGGCGCGTGGTGTGCAGCACACGTTGCGTTTGTTATTGGCCGGTGTGATTGTGGGCGTGGTGTTGGGGGCGCTGGCGTCACTCATCACCCTCATGCGCCCCGATGTGTTGCAGGGCATGCAAGGATTTTTATTGGGCTCTACCAGCTTCATCGGTTGGAACGCTTGCGTGTTGATGCTGGGCGTGTTGCTGGTGTGTGTGGTGTTGGCCTTCGCACTGAGTCGTGTGTTGGATGCTCTGAGTTTGGGTGAGTCCACTGCGTTGAGTTTGGGTTTGCCGCTCGCACCCGTGCGTGTGGCGCTGGTGTGTGTGTTAGCTTTGGCCACAGGCACTGCGGTGGCACAAACGGGTTTGGTGGCGTTTGTCGGCTTGGCTGCGCCGCACTTGGTGCGCTCTCTGGTGAAGACCAAATACAACTGGATCGTGGTGTTATCCACCTTGATGGGCGGCGCGTTGCTGCTGGCAGCTGACTTGCTCGCGCGCATGTTGTTGTCGCCACAAGAAATGCCTGTGGGCGTGCTCACGGCGGTGTTGGGCGGTGGCTATTTGCTGTGGCTGATGTATCGAAGCCAAACAGCGGGGGCTGCGCGATGA
- a CDS encoding ABC transporter ATP-binding protein, with protein MKAQQMALRLRDVHVSLAGQEVLHGIDMSFAAGRWTSIVGPNGAGKSTLLKAIAGLLPVAGRVFLFDQELISMSRKARAQQLSWLGQNESTSDDLRVWDVVMLGRMPHQDWLAAPSTHDHAVVETALKATQAWDWRERSLGQLSGGERQRVLLARAMAVQAQVMLMDEPLANLDPPHQVDWLEQVRCLTAQNTTVISVLHEVGMALHADDMVVMQTGRVVHQGACSDAATHRAVEAVFDKRIAIHSLDSQWVAVPKL; from the coding sequence ATGAAGGCACAACAAATGGCTTTGCGTTTGCGCGATGTGCATGTGTCTCTTGCAGGGCAAGAGGTGTTGCACGGCATTGATATGTCGTTTGCGGCGGGGCGTTGGACCAGCATCGTGGGTCCCAATGGTGCAGGCAAGTCCACCTTGCTCAAAGCCATCGCAGGCTTATTGCCCGTTGCTGGCCGAGTCTTTTTGTTTGACCAAGAGCTGATTTCAATGAGCCGCAAAGCACGTGCACAGCAGCTGTCGTGGTTGGGTCAAAACGAATCAACGTCTGATGATTTGCGCGTATGGGATGTGGTCATGCTCGGGCGCATGCCTCATCAAGATTGGCTGGCTGCGCCCAGTACGCATGATCATGCGGTGGTGGAAACTGCTTTGAAAGCCACACAAGCTTGGGATTGGCGCGAACGTTCCTTAGGTCAACTCTCAGGTGGCGAACGTCAGCGCGTGTTACTGGCCCGCGCCATGGCTGTGCAAGCGCAAGTCATGTTGATGGACGAGCCGCTTGCCAACCTAGACCCACCTCATCAAGTGGATTGGTTAGAACAAGTGCGCTGCCTCACTGCACAAAATACCACCGTCATCAGCGTGTTGCACGAAGTGGGCATGGCCTTGCATGCGGATGACATGGTGGTCATGCAAACTGGCCGTGTGGTGCACCAAGGTGCCTGCTCGGATGCGGCGACGCACCGTGCTGTTGAAGCCGTGTTTGACAAACGCATTGCCATTCATTCGCTGGATAGCCAGTGGGTGGCTGTGCCCAAGCTGTAA
- the cobO gene encoding cob(I)yrinic acid a,c-diamide adenosyltransferase has translation MNIEKPPVNYARVTPQVERRGLLIVNTGDGKGKSTAAFGLALRAHGRGKTVKIYQFMKVPTARFGEHRIFEQLGIPVEGLGDGFSWKSKDLEHSAQLARDGWQKAKAAILSGEFFLVVLDEITYPLIYGWLPLDDVLATLRARPTDVHVCMTGRRCPTELIELADTVTEMTKVKHAFNAGIPAQRGIED, from the coding sequence ATGAACATCGAAAAACCGCCTGTCAATTACGCGCGTGTCACACCGCAAGTTGAGCGACGTGGCTTGCTCATCGTCAACACTGGGGACGGCAAAGGTAAAAGCACTGCAGCATTTGGCTTGGCCCTGCGCGCGCATGGGCGCGGCAAAACAGTGAAGATTTACCAGTTCATGAAAGTGCCCACGGCGCGCTTTGGTGAGCACCGCATCTTTGAACAACTGGGTATTCCTGTCGAAGGCTTGGGCGACGGTTTTAGTTGGAAAAGCAAAGACCTTGAACACTCGGCGCAACTCGCGCGCGACGGCTGGCAAAAAGCCAAGGCTGCGATTTTGAGTGGTGAGTTTTTCTTGGTGGTGTTGGATGAAATTACCTACCCACTCATTTACGGTTGGTTGCCGCTAGACGATGTGTTGGCTACCCTGCGTGCGCGGCCCACTGACGTGCATGTGTGCATGACTGGGCGTCGTTGTCCGACAGAGTTGATTGAGCTGGCCGATACCGTGACCGAGATGACCAAAGTCAAGCACGCCTTCAATGCAGGCATTCCCGCGCAACGCGGCATCGAAGATTAA
- a CDS encoding cobyric acid synthase, with translation MTAKCVMVLGTSSGAGKSWLTTALCRWYSRQGLKVAPFKAQNMSNNARVVASHNGLGEVGSAQYFQALAAKAVPDVRMNPLLLKPEADTHSQVVLLGEVNNELTNTPWRGRSEKVWPQIAASLDALRAENDVVVIEGAGSPAEINLMTNDIVNLRVARHGDARCLLVTDIDKGGAFAHLYGTWALLPPEDQARITGFVLNKFRGDASLLAPAPEMMQELTGVPTLAVLPMWWQHGLPEEDGVFDDRSRATGVVNKTVAVIAYPRISNLDEFQPLKNVPGVRLLWARSPADLAGLQANDWVILPGSKHTSSDLAWLRTQGLDAAIAQHAERGGAVLGICGGLQMLGEALIDTHGIDGNAAGLGLLPVVTQFAADKTVQRTSAKFGELRGAWAALSSVRVSGYEIHHGQTQAHAAMAAAGQVAHEVMPSLAWQNEAGNVMGSYLHGLFEDPAVLQALFGAQTPTLETVFEGLADYLDQHMSTEVLRGLIA, from the coding sequence ATGACGGCCAAGTGTGTGATGGTGTTGGGCACCTCGAGCGGCGCTGGCAAAAGCTGGCTGACCACGGCGCTCTGTCGCTGGTATTCGCGTCAAGGCTTGAAAGTGGCGCCGTTCAAAGCGCAGAACATGAGCAACAACGCGCGCGTGGTGGCGTCGCACAACGGCCTAGGCGAAGTAGGCTCTGCTCAATATTTTCAAGCACTCGCCGCCAAAGCTGTGCCCGATGTGCGCATGAACCCTTTGCTACTCAAGCCCGAGGCCGACACGCACAGCCAAGTGGTGTTGCTGGGCGAGGTGAACAACGAACTAACGAATACGCCATGGCGCGGCCGAAGCGAAAAAGTGTGGCCGCAAATTGCCGCATCCTTAGATGCCTTGCGCGCTGAAAACGATGTGGTGGTGATTGAGGGCGCGGGCTCGCCCGCCGAGATCAACCTGATGACCAACGACATCGTCAACCTACGCGTGGCGCGTCATGGCGATGCGCGCTGCTTGCTGGTGACCGACATCGACAAAGGTGGTGCATTTGCCCACCTCTACGGCACATGGGCCTTATTGCCACCAGAAGACCAAGCGCGCATCACTGGCTTTGTGCTCAACAAGTTTCGTGGCGATGCATCGCTGCTTGCGCCTGCACCCGAGATGATGCAAGAGCTCACAGGCGTGCCCACCTTGGCTGTGCTGCCCATGTGGTGGCAACACGGCTTGCCCGAAGAAGATGGTGTGTTTGATGATCGCAGTCGCGCCACGGGTGTGGTGAACAAAACCGTGGCTGTCATTGCCTACCCACGCATCAGCAACCTCGACGAATTTCAACCCTTGAAGAACGTCCCTGGCGTGCGCTTGCTGTGGGCGCGCAGTCCTGCTGACCTAGCTGGCTTGCAAGCAAATGATTGGGTCATCTTGCCCGGCTCAAAACACACCAGCAGCGATTTGGCTTGGCTGCGCACCCAAGGCTTAGACGCTGCCATTGCCCAACACGCAGAACGGGGTGGGGCGGTGCTGGGCATTTGCGGTGGTTTGCAAATGTTGGGTGAGGCCTTGATCGACACACACGGCATTGATGGCAATGCAGCGGGTTTGGGGTTGTTGCCTGTTGTCACCCAATTCGCCGCAGACAAAACCGTGCAACGCACAAGTGCCAAGTTTGGTGAGCTGCGTGGTGCATGGGCTGCTTTGTCGAGCGTGCGGGTGAGCGGCTACGAAATTCACCACGGCCAAACGCAGGCCCACGCTGCCATGGCCGCCGCAGGGCAGGTGGCACATGAGGTGATGCCAAGCTTGGCTTGGCAAAACGAGGCAGGCAACGTGATGGGCTCATACCTGCACGGTTTGTTTGAAGACCCTGCCGTGCTGCAAGCTTTGTTTGGCGCGCAAACGCCTACGCTAGAAACCGTGTTTGAAGGCTTGGCTGATTACTTAGATCAACACATGAGCACCGAGGTGCTGCGTGGCTTGATTGCTTAG
- a CDS encoding LysR family transcriptional regulator: MHFDLNDLRLFVLTADEGSLTKAAAKHHLSLAAASARIKALEAQTDLPLLYREARGVRLSPPGQAFLHHARLMLHQVEQMRGDLHEYGGGLRGHLRVYANTTAVTDFLPEILPKFLANNPKINIDLQEKPNAEIAKAVQDGRVDIGIVSGQVDTLGLQSLHFSTDRLVLATSRQHRFAKRKRIAFAEILDEDAVGMHPSSTLQTFLGQVTERLGKPQKLRIQLSSFDAMCRMVGAGVGVGIVPESAAMRNQATMNLALIELTDSWSVRERYILTRDQAGLPSYAHSLIDHLRQHYATQTKS; the protein is encoded by the coding sequence ATGCATTTCGACCTCAATGACCTACGTCTTTTTGTGCTCACCGCGGATGAAGGAAGCCTCACCAAAGCAGCGGCTAAACACCACTTGTCTTTAGCGGCAGCAAGCGCGCGCATCAAAGCGTTAGAAGCACAAACAGATCTACCACTTTTGTACCGAGAAGCTCGCGGCGTACGCCTGTCGCCACCGGGACAAGCCTTTCTGCACCATGCCCGTTTGATGCTTCATCAAGTGGAGCAAATGCGGGGAGATCTACATGAATATGGCGGTGGTTTACGTGGCCACCTCAGGGTATACGCCAACACTACGGCCGTGACTGATTTTTTACCCGAGATCTTGCCGAAATTCTTAGCCAACAACCCAAAGATCAACATCGACCTTCAAGAAAAACCGAACGCTGAAATTGCCAAAGCCGTTCAAGACGGTCGCGTCGACATTGGCATTGTTTCGGGCCAAGTAGATACCTTGGGCTTGCAAAGCCTGCACTTCAGTACCGACAGACTGGTGCTGGCCACATCACGCCAACACCGATTTGCAAAACGCAAACGCATTGCGTTTGCGGAAATTCTGGATGAAGACGCGGTGGGTATGCACCCAAGCAGTACATTGCAAACCTTCTTAGGGCAAGTGACAGAGCGTTTAGGCAAGCCGCAAAAACTGCGCATCCAACTCTCTAGTTTCGATGCGATGTGCCGCATGGTGGGTGCAGGTGTGGGCGTGGGCATCGTTCCAGAGTCAGCTGCCATGCGTAACCAGGCCACCATGAATTTGGCCTTGATTGAATTGACTGATTCTTGGAGTGTGCGTGAACGCTACATTCTCACGCGCGACCAAGCTGGATTACCTAGCTACGCACACTCGCTCATTGACCACTTACGACAACACTACGCCACACAGACAAAAAGCTAA
- a CDS encoding tripartite tricarboxylate transporter substrate binding protein: protein MLAGLAASALCATSALAQSAYPNRSILMVVPQAAGGTNDIVGRIVSQKLGEVLNTSVAVENRPGAGGNIGTQYAAKSAKDGYTLLMTISSSQAINPALYKNPGFDPVKDFKPVSLIGSVPNVLLAHPDFPANSIKDLIQMAKAKPNHYQYASAGNGTLNHLLGEMLNSMAGIDLQHVPYKGVAPALNDVLGGQLPMVFASLPASLSHIKAGKLKPLAVSSAKRSPALPDVPALAESVPGYRGTLWIGLFAPAGVPNDVLSKLQSGMTQALASKDVRDKLELQGVELAAPTTPEQFSVLLQDDMVMWARIVKSSGASID, encoded by the coding sequence ATGCTCGCCGGTTTGGCTGCAAGTGCGCTGTGTGCCACATCTGCCTTGGCGCAGTCGGCTTATCCCAATCGTTCGATCTTGATGGTGGTGCCGCAAGCAGCGGGTGGCACCAACGATATCGTCGGCCGCATCGTCAGCCAAAAGTTGGGCGAGGTGCTCAACACCTCCGTGGCTGTGGAGAACCGCCCAGGTGCAGGCGGCAACATTGGCACACAGTATGCAGCCAAGTCAGCGAAAGACGGCTACACCTTGCTGATGACCATCAGCAGCAGCCAAGCCATCAACCCTGCGCTCTACAAGAACCCAGGCTTTGACCCTGTGAAAGATTTCAAGCCTGTCAGTTTGATTGGCTCAGTGCCCAATGTGCTGCTGGCGCATCCTGACTTTCCTGCCAACAGCATCAAAGACCTGATTCAAATGGCCAAGGCTAAGCCCAACCATTACCAATACGCATCGGCAGGCAATGGCACCTTGAATCACTTGTTAGGCGAAATGCTCAACAGCATGGCTGGCATTGACTTACAGCATGTGCCCTACAAAGGTGTGGCGCCTGCTTTGAATGATGTCTTAGGTGGTCAGCTACCCATGGTGTTTGCCAGCTTGCCTGCATCGCTGTCGCACATCAAGGCGGGCAAGCTTAAGCCTTTGGCGGTGAGTAGCGCTAAGCGTTCACCTGCATTGCCCGATGTACCTGCATTGGCTGAATCGGTGCCCGGCTATCGGGGCACTTTGTGGATCGGTTTGTTTGCACCCGCAGGTGTTCCGAATGATGTGTTGAGTAAATTGCAAAGCGGCATGACACAAGCCTTGGCAAGTAAGGATGTGCGTGACAAGCTAGAACTGCAAGGTGTTGAGTTGGCCGCACCCACCACGCCGGAGCAATTTTCTGTACTGCTGCAAGACGACATGGTCATGTGGGCACGCATTGTGAAATCTTCTGGTGCATCAATTGACTGA
- a CDS encoding MaoC family dehydratase N-terminal domain-containing protein yields MTHTIDAATLAHLQTWQGNSEVLEDLITPAPLRALSATLDRDDPLPVSGTALPPLWHWLFFLPHHRQSEIGADGHAKRGGFLPPVPLPRRMWAGGRLRWHAPLQVGDVVKRVSTIESVTHKSGRTGDLLFVLVKHEVHNLQGLCLTEEHDIVYRPAAQPSDPVPAPVAAPKKATWQRDITPDDVLLFRYSALTFNGHRIHYDRKYVTDVEGYPGLIVHGPLIATLLVDLLCRHTDRPIRSFEFKALRPTFECADQRMLRVCGEPDANGSSIRLWAQDHDGWLTMQATAELG; encoded by the coding sequence ATGACACACACGATTGATGCCGCGACACTCGCGCACTTGCAAACATGGCAAGGCAACAGCGAGGTGTTGGAAGATCTGATCACACCCGCACCCTTGCGTGCGCTCAGTGCCACGTTGGATCGTGATGACCCCTTGCCCGTGAGCGGCACGGCACTGCCGCCTCTTTGGCACTGGTTGTTCTTTTTGCCGCATCACCGCCAAAGCGAGATTGGTGCGGATGGTCATGCCAAGCGCGGTGGCTTCTTACCGCCCGTGCCACTGCCACGTCGCATGTGGGCTGGCGGACGTTTGCGTTGGCATGCGCCGCTGCAAGTGGGCGATGTGGTCAAGCGTGTGTCCACCATTGAGTCGGTGACACATAAGTCGGGCCGAACGGGAGACTTGCTCTTTGTACTGGTCAAGCATGAGGTGCATAACCTTCAAGGACTGTGCCTGACCGAAGAGCATGACATCGTGTATCGTCCAGCCGCTCAGCCTAGTGACCCTGTGCCCGCGCCCGTTGCAGCACCAAAAAAAGCCACTTGGCAACGCGACATCACACCTGACGATGTGCTGCTGTTTCGCTACTCAGCACTGACCTTCAATGGCCATCGCATTCACTACGACCGCAAGTACGTCACAGATGTCGAGGGCTATCCCGGCCTCATCGTGCATGGACCTTTGATTGCGACCTTGTTGGTGGACTTGCTGTGCCGCCATACCGACAGACCCATTCGCAGCTTTGAGTTCAAAGCCCTACGCCCTACTTTTGAGTGCGCCGATCAACGCATGCTGCGCGTTTGCGGTGAGCCCGATGCCAACGGCTCAAGCATCCGGCTTTGGGCGCAGGACCACGATGGCTGGCTCACTATGCAAGCCACTGCTGAACTCGGCTGA